The DNA segment ATGAAAAAGCAAAATTTAGAATGTATACTCCTAAAGTGTCCGACGACGAAGAATTGGAATCGCAACGTTATTGGTATTTTTCGTGCGATTGGGATAAAGCAGATGGAGGCCCCACCAAAATGGCTATACCTATAACTGACAGGGCATTACACTATTCCTTTTTGTTAGGTATTGAAAGTGATGAAAAAATTTCAAGTTTGGACTTTAAGAAGTTGCTTGAAAAAATTAGAAATAAAAAAAGAGAGGAAGCAAGATCGTTGAAAAAGGAAAAGAGAGGGGGCAGTCCTGAAGGCAGAGAGGGTTCGGCGCGTGAACAGTGAATCTTCAAGCAAGCCATGATGAAAACTTCAAAACCCGGGCTCAACTACTACGCATACAGGTATTACGATCCGGTGACTGGGAGGTGGAAGAGTTGGGATCCAATTGAAGAGAAAGTCGGGTTGAATGTGTATGGGTTTGTTGGGAATGGTGAGCTCTTCTGTTAGCGGCAGTAGCTGATGCTGCCATAAGGGCTGCGGTAGGTGATCCGGGTGTGTGAACTGTGGCGGTACTGCGGCCGGTGATGGCTGTAGTGATGCTTTTTGTGGTGCTTGTGATGTTTGTAGTGGCTGCGGCAGCGGTGCACGACAGGAACCGAAACATAGCGGTAGACTGGACGATGATAGCAGTCGTACCTGACAATCACGCGCCGCTTGTAGATCGGGCAGCCACAGGCGCTGTGACCGCAGCGGTAGGTGTAACCGGTGCCGCAATGGCCGTGGGCGGCTTGGGCATTCTGGGGCAGGGCAAAAAGGACGACGCTGGCAAGTGTGATCAATAAGTATTTCATCGTTAGTGAATCGGTTGTTCGTATCCTTCGACGGCACGTGGTCGGATGCTATTCAATGCTGAGGGGATTTTTTCGCAAAAAAAATGGCGGACCACTGGGGTCCGCCATGGAAAAGGGGGAAGAGCAATGGCTAATCCGCTCAAGACATGGTGATCAGCACCTTGCCGTCCCGTTGGTCTTCCTGGGCACGGGTGAGGGCCGTGGTGATCTCACTGAGCGGGTAGCTGGAGTCGATTGGCTGGGCCAGTTTTCCTTCGAGCATCCACTGTGCGAGTTGGGCGTAGATGGTTTCCACCTTGCTTGGATCTTCGGCTTCCATCCACTTGGTGACCCAGAAGCCATGAAGTTGGATGCGTTTGAAGATCAGGAATTTGTTGGGCACCTTCAGGCTGCGTCGGCTCATGGCACCATAAGTGACATGGAAGCCTTGCGGGGCGAGCACATCCATCAGGCGAAGCGCGCTGTCGCCGCCAACGGCGTTGAGGGCAAGTTTCGGGGCTTCACCGGCGGTGATTTCTTTGACTTTCTCCGCCACATCGTTGTCGTCGATGAGGACGTGGTCGGCTCCAATGGCTTCGAGTTCAGGCACAAGTGATTCCCTCCGCACCAGGTTGATGGTGCGCAGGCCAAGCAATTTGGCGATTTGGATGACGCAGGCTCCGACGCCTGAGTTTCCGGCATTTTGGATGACCCACGAGCCTTTCGGGAGTTCGATGAATTGGGTCAGCATACACCAGGCGGTCAGGGGGTTCACCTTGAGCATGGATGCCTGGTCGGCCGGCGTTTCTTTTGGAATTTTGAGCACCGCGGACTCGGGGCAAACGACTTCTTCGGCCCAGGTACCGACGTGTTCGATCAGGATCACCCGGTCACCGGCCTCGAACTTCGAGCTTTGGCTTTCGATGATTTCGCCGCAACCCTCGATTCCCGGAATGGCGGGAAGCTCGGGGCGGATACCGTAGATACCTTGAATCAGGTTGATATCGGCGGGGTTGATGGGTGAGGTGATCATCCGGACCCGGACGCTGTCGGCTTGGAGTTCCGGAGTGGGGGATTCCTTGATGCTGGTCACTTCGGTCGGTTGACCGAATTCGTTGAATGTGGAGTGTAACATAGAGTGTGATATTGGGTTGGTGGGGTTTAGGGAAAGAGACCGCGGATGGATTTGGTGGCTGCCACTTCACTGATGCCGAGTGCGAGAGCCGACACCCGGTGCGGGGTTTTGTTTTGCTCGGAGAACCAGATCACTTTTTCAAAGGCCGTTTCGAGTTTGGTTTCGAGTTTGGTGATCACTTCTTCTTCAGTCCACTGATAACGCTGCAGGTTTTGAACCCACTCGAAGTAGGAAACGGTGACACCTCCGGCATTGCAGAGAATGTCCGGGATGAGGAAGATGTCATCTCGCTGCTCGATGATGGCATCGGCATTCGGTGTGGTTGGGCCGTTGGCGCCTTCGGCGAGCACCCGGCATTGGAGCTGCTGGGCATTTTTATCGTTGATGACACGCTCCAAGGCTGCCGGGACGAGTGCATCGCAAGGTTGGATGAGCAAGTCGTCTGGATCGATGGGGGCAGCATCTGGGAATCCTATCACGCCGCCGGTCTTATCGGCGTATTCCTTGAGTTTGTCCACATCAATTCCAGCTTCATTCCAGACTGCGCCAGTGACGTCAGAGATACCCCGGATACTCACTCCGTAACGCGAAAGGGTGCGGGCCGCGTGATAGCCGACGTTACCAAAGCCCTGGATAATGGCACTGGCATCCTTTTCCTTGATCTTTAGTTTGGAGAAGGCTCGGGTGATGAGGAAAGCCACGCCGTGACCGGTGGCCATGTCTCTGCCCTGGGACCCTTGAAGTTCAACCGGTTTACCGGTGACGATGTCGGGTGCCAGGTAGCCTTTATGGGTGGAATAGACGTCGGTGATCCATGCCATGGTCTGGGCATTGGTGCCCATATCGGGAGCCATGACATCGGTTTCCGGGCCAATGAAGGGGAGGATTTCGGTGGCAAAGCGGCGGGTGACACTTTCCATTTCGTGTTCGCTCATTTGGCGCGGGTCACATGAGACGCCACCCTTGCCGCCACCGTAGGGGAGGTCCATCAGGGCGCATTTCCAGTTCATCCACATCGCCAGTGCGGCGACTTCACCAAGATTGACATCCGGGTGGAAGCGTAGCCCACCTTTGACTGGTCCTCGGGACAGGTGGTGCTGGACGCGGTAGCCGAAAAAGACTTCGGTTTCCCCGCTGTCCCGTTGAATGGGAACGGTGACAGTGATCAGCCGTTTTGGCCATTTGCAGCGTTCACGAACGGCATTGTCGAGTCCCAGAAAATCAGCCGTCCGGTCAAACTGACTGGCGGCCATGGCGAATACTTTATTGCGCATCAAGTCCTTTTTCACACTGGTACTCTCTACCCCATTTTTCCGTTATGACGAGGAGAATTTCCAAGGGAATGGATGATTTTTTCAGTGTGGAATGCATGGGGGCTTGCCACCAGTACACATGCGTGACGATTTCGCTTTGGATTGTACATTATACCACTCCGCAAAACAGATGAGACGATTGAAAGTTTTAAAGCTGTGAGGAAATGCACTTCGTGGTCTACCAGAGTTCCGGATAAATTTCTGTTCTGGCTGCGTTTCTCCTCAGTCATGGTGCCCGCACCATTCCATCGTCGCGCCTTGCCAAAACAGAAATTTATCTCGGCAATCGTCCCGTCTGTTTTGCTACTTGGTATTATGCCACTCCCTCGTCGCGTTTTGCCATCACAAGCATGGATCTTGGCAACCGTGCTGTCTGATTCGCTCCTTGGTGTCAGAAGGTTGAAGGTTGCTTTTGTCTGGAATCACTTGCAAGATGATCGGACTGGTTTAGGAGTGGCGCGTGATTGATTATTTTCAGAATTTGGACTACGGCGTGGCGTGGACGGGTTTGGCCTGGGTGGTGACCTCCTGCCTGCTGGTGCTTGGGTTTATCGGCACCTTGGTTCCGTTTTTACCCGGGCATTTGATCCTCTTTTTTGCGGCGATTGCCCATCGTCTGATGCTGGGTGCCGAGTCGGGTGTCGAGTGGTGGACTTTTGTGGTGTTGGGAGTGCTGCTGACGGTCTCGCAGGTTCTTGAATTTATGAGTGGGGCGGTGGGAACGCGCTGGTTTGGGGGAAGTCGGTGGGGCGCAGCCGGAGCCTTGGTTGGTGGGATTGTGGGTCTTTTTTTTATGCCTTTTGGTCTGATTCTCGGACCTTTGATTGGTTCGATGTTGTTTGAGTTTTTATTGGCGAAAAAAGAGGTCAAACCTGCGACGGTTTCAGGGATTGGGTCGGTGCTGGGCACGGTGGCCGGTCTGCTGATCAAAATGGTGGTCGGGGTGATGATGATCGTTTGGTTTATTGTGGATGTGATTTGGGTATAGAGGACAGATGGAAGATGGAAGAAATGGGATTGGCTGATATCTGGTGGCAAATTTTAGTTGAAGTTTTGCTTCGCAAACGTGGGATCGGGTGATGGTCGGTTGAGTGTGCACCGCCCTGTAGCTTGGCGGGGACACGCCACGATTTGGCTGCTTACCTTCCGATCATTGGAATTTTTCAGGGCCAGAGGAAGGGCGGAACCGGGTTGTTTTACCGCACAAAAAAACCGGAGAGGTTGCCCTCTCCGGTTTGAGTTGGATTCTCGTTAAGAATAGGTTGATCCAGTTGTCAGCCTAATGACTACTTACCCTTCTTGCTTGGGTAGAGTGGCTGGGGAGCGGTATCGTCCCAGACTGGGTTTTGAGTGGCGAAGATGTCAACTTGTGAGTTGTTGACGGTGGTTCTTGCCTGGTTGGATGTTTTGTCG comes from the Oceaniferula marina genome and includes:
- a CDS encoding DUF456 domain-containing protein — translated: MIDYFQNLDYGVAWTGLAWVVTSCLLVLGFIGTLVPFLPGHLILFFAAIAHRLMLGAESGVEWWTFVVLGVLLTVSQVLEFMSGAVGTRWFGGSRWGAAGALVGGIVGLFFMPFGLILGPLIGSMLFEFLLAKKEVKPATVSGIGSVLGTVAGLLIKMVVGVMMIVWFIVDVIWV
- a CDS encoding RHS repeat-associated core domain-containing protein; translated protein: MMKTSKPGLNYYAYRYYDPVTGRWKSWDPIEEKVGLNVYGFVGNGELFC
- a CDS encoding MDR family NADPH-dependent oxidoreductase; this translates as MLHSTFNEFGQPTEVTSIKESPTPELQADSVRVRMITSPINPADINLIQGIYGIRPELPAIPGIEGCGEIIESQSSKFEAGDRVILIEHVGTWAEEVVCPESAVLKIPKETPADQASMLKVNPLTAWCMLTQFIELPKGSWVIQNAGNSGVGACVIQIAKLLGLRTINLVRRESLVPELEAIGADHVLIDDNDVAEKVKEITAGEAPKLALNAVGGDSALRLMDVLAPQGFHVTYGAMSRRSLKVPNKFLIFKRIQLHGFWVTKWMEAEDPSKVETIYAQLAQWMLEGKLAQPIDSSYPLSEITTALTRAQEDQRDGKVLITMS
- a CDS encoding Glu/Leu/Phe/Val dehydrogenase, translating into MKKDLMRNKVFAMAASQFDRTADFLGLDNAVRERCKWPKRLITVTVPIQRDSGETEVFFGYRVQHHLSRGPVKGGLRFHPDVNLGEVAALAMWMNWKCALMDLPYGGGKGGVSCDPRQMSEHEMESVTRRFATEILPFIGPETDVMAPDMGTNAQTMAWITDVYSTHKGYLAPDIVTGKPVELQGSQGRDMATGHGVAFLITRAFSKLKIKEKDASAIIQGFGNVGYHAARTLSRYGVSIRGISDVTGAVWNEAGIDVDKLKEYADKTGGVIGFPDAAPIDPDDLLIQPCDALVPAALERVINDKNAQQLQCRVLAEGANGPTTPNADAIIEQRDDIFLIPDILCNAGGVTVSYFEWVQNLQRYQWTEEEVITKLETKLETAFEKVIWFSEQNKTPHRVSALALGISEVAATKSIRGLFP